A window of Thermococcus sp. genomic DNA:
TGGCACTTCCTGCCACGTAGATTCCGTCGCGGATTCTGTGGTTCGAGTCTATGACGGGTCTGTAGTAGCCACGTTTAAAGTAGAGTTTCCCACCGGCCTGCGTTATTGGGTTTATGTCGGGAATCCTGCCATCGGCCATAATCACGGCGTCAACCTCGTAAACGTTGCCGTTCTCGTCTATGAGGCGCTCAACTTTGTCGTTTCCTTCAACGCGCTTTGGATTGGGAACGATGATGTAATCTATCCCCCAGCGCTCGAGTTCGGCGGTTACCTCCTCCGGAAAGGCCCCAACGACAGCGACCTTCTTGCCCGGTGCAACGTTCCAGACGTTGATGACCTCAAGGGCATCACTCCTCCTGAAAACTCCAGGGTAATCGTTGTTCTCAAAGAGCATTATGGAATCAACGGCACCTGTAGCTAAAACAACGCGCTTCGCCATGAACTCTATCAGCTGGTCTTTTCTAACGGCAGGAACAAGGAAGTATTCGCCCTTGTCAAAGACACCGAGGACCGAGGTTTTTAGGAAAACCCTGACGTTCTCGGGGAAGTTTGTTAGCTTCTCTATTGCCTCCCTCGGGTTTCCAAAGCCCTCCTGCTCAACCCCCCTAAGCCACATGTCCCCTCCAAGCCAGCTCTTTTCCTCGATGAGCGCGACGGTAAGCTTTCCGCCAATTTCTTCAACAACGCCCAGCCCGGCTGGCCCTGCACCGATGACGGCAACGTCAACGACATAGCGGAGAACGGGCTTGTTCTCGTCTATTTCAACCTGCTCCTGGAACTCGTCATAGCGTTGTCTTTCAATCCTCATGCCGTCCTTAAGAGTGAGCTTCCTGCCGTTGACGTTCTTGACACCGTTCACCTTAACTGGAAGCGGGCCGAAGGTAAACGCCCCGCGGTGTCTGCCCTCAGTACTAGTTGTGAGCCAGTAAACGCCGTTAGCAAGCATAGCCACGGGGAACTTTTCGCCCTCATAAGCCTCGTAGGGCTCTCCCTCGAAGTAAATCGTGATTTTCTTAGAAGGATCCTTCTCGGTCAGGTCAAGCTGTCTCATATGACCACCCCGAAAATTTTACGGCCAGCGTTCGACTTTATACACCCATGCTTATAAACATTGGGTTGTGCAAGAATGGTTTAACTTGCAGAGAGCAGAAAAAACAGAACAGACTAATCATCTGGCGTGAATCTCCACTATATCTCCGTCCTCAAGCACGTGGTCTGCTCCAACTCTCTGACCGGGGAACTTGACGCTCTTACCCCAGACTCTCGCGTAGCGGAAGTTCTTGGCGAAGTCTTTGTGAATCCTTTCCGCCAAATCCATAACAGTTGAGCCCTTTTTGAGAGCAACGGGCGGATAGGCAGGTTCCTCCCCAGGACTCTTCGTGAAGACGCGGATTATTCCAGCCAACTCGTAGAGCTCGTCCTTGAGTTTGTCAAGGTTTATGCCCTTCTTGGCAGAAACGGGGACTATCTTAAAGCGGTCGCCGTAGGCCTTCACCAATTTCTCGTAGTTCTCCTTGCTCCCGGGAGCATCCCCCTTGTTGGCTATGATTATCGCCCGCCTCCAGACGAGGCTGTCATCTATCGCATCGGCGAACTCCTCCAGCGTTACCGGTTCTTTGACCGTGATTTCGGCGGAGTGAATCCTCTCCTCGCGGAGCATCTTCATGACCTCGTTTATGTCGCCCTTGATGTTCTCCTGACCGTTGATTACTATTCCACCCATGGCAGTCCTCTTTATTTCGACCCGAGGCTTCCTCTTGTTGACCTTTATCCCGGCCCTTTCGAACTCCCTGAGGAGGATTTCCATCTGCTTGAGCGGGTCCTGGGAGAGGTCAACCACGATGGCTATTGCATCGGCGTTCCTTATGACGCTCAACAGCTGGGGCCCCATTCCTTTTCCGAGCGCTGCCCCCTCAACCAGACCCGGAACCTCAACGAGCTGAATCTGAACGTCCTTGTGGTGCATCATCCCAGGGATGGGCTGGACGGTTGTAAAGGCGTAGTCAGCGACATCTGCCTCAACGTTGGTAAGGGCCCTCATGAGGGAGCTTTTGCCGACGTTTGGCAAACCGGCGAGAACTATCTGGGCGGCCCCTTCCTTTCTCACGGCCATTGAAGGCCCGCCACCGCCCTTCCTGAGCTGTCTCTGTTTCTCAAGCTCTTTTCTTAGCTCGGCCAGTTTTCTCTTTATGTGTAGCCTGAGCTTCTCCGTCCCCTTGTGCTTCGGAACGGTGGCATACATCTTCTCAAGGGCGCGAATCTTCTCTGGAATAGTCTTTGCGTTCCTGTATTCCTCCTCAGCTGCTAGATACTCTGCCGTCACGTTCGTTGGCATTCCTGCTCACCCCCGGCCCGGAACTAAAAGACGAACGGCGTTTTATAAACGTATGGTTATTTTGAATCGGCAAATTTATAAGGACTATCGAAAATTTTCCACGTCGGTGATGAATATGTCGAGAAGTGGTCTAGATGATATTGATAGAAAGATACTCATGATACTTCAGAGAAACAGCAGAACACCCCTTCGTGAGATTTCCAAGGAAGTTGGCCTTGCCGAATCAACTATTTACGAACGAATAAAGAAACTCAAAGACAGAGGGGTAATAAAAAAGTTCACAGTTATACTCGACCCTGATTCCTTGGGCTTTAAAATCCTCGCCTTCATCCTCATAAAAGCCCGCGCCGGAATGTACGGTCACGTCGCAGACGAGCTCAAAAAGTACCCCCAGATATGCGAGGTTTACGAAACAACTGGCGACTACGACATGCTTGTCAAGATTAGAACGAGGAGTAGCGAGGAACTCAACGAGTTCTTGGACAAGATTGGAAGCATCGACGGTGTCGAATCAACCCACACGATGGTTGTCCTGAAGACCCATAAGGAAACGACTGAGCTTCCCCTTTGAACATTTTTGCCCAGTTAGGGTTATAAGTTGC
This region includes:
- a CDS encoding FAD-dependent oxidoreductase; this translates as MRQLDLTEKDPSKKITIYFEGEPYEAYEGEKFPVAMLANGVYWLTTSTEGRHRGAFTFGPLPVKVNGVKNVNGRKLTLKDGMRIERQRYDEFQEQVEIDENKPVLRYVVDVAVIGAGPAGLGVVEEIGGKLTVALIEEKSWLGGDMWLRGVEQEGFGNPREAIEKLTNFPENVRVFLKTSVLGVFDKGEYFLVPAVRKDQLIEFMAKRVVLATGAVDSIMLFENNDYPGVFRRSDALEVINVWNVAPGKKVAVVGAFPEEVTAELERWGIDYIIVPNPKRVEGNDKVERLIDENGNVYEVDAVIMADGRIPDINPITQAGGKLYFKRGYYRPVIDSNHRIRDGIYVAGSAISIKPHYANYLEGKLVGAYILREFGLGAEPCIYEEKLKEYEPVARPIPKLPLEGSNAEDVQICGCGVTLKKVDDVVRSGITDLQIIKRLTHLAMGFCQGRFCLFNGALLVSQRSGTPMDRLDIPVARPPIKNVKMKIVAGRD
- a CDS encoding Lrp/AsnC family transcriptional regulator → MSRSGLDDIDRKILMILQRNSRTPLREISKEVGLAESTIYERIKKLKDRGVIKKFTVILDPDSLGFKILAFILIKARAGMYGHVADELKKYPQICEVYETTGDYDMLVKIRTRSSEELNEFLDKIGSIDGVESTHTMVVLKTHKETTELPL
- a CDS encoding GTP-binding protein, with translation MPTNVTAEYLAAEEEYRNAKTIPEKIRALEKMYATVPKHKGTEKLRLHIKRKLAELRKELEKQRQLRKGGGGPSMAVRKEGAAQIVLAGLPNVGKSSLMRALTNVEADVADYAFTTVQPIPGMMHHKDVQIQLVEVPGLVEGAALGKGMGPQLLSVIRNADAIAIVVDLSQDPLKQMEILLREFERAGIKVNKRKPRVEIKRTAMGGIVINGQENIKGDINEVMKMLREERIHSAEITVKEPVTLEEFADAIDDSLVWRRAIIIANKGDAPGSKENYEKLVKAYGDRFKIVPVSAKKGINLDKLKDELYELAGIIRVFTKSPGEEPAYPPVALKKGSTVMDLAERIHKDFAKNFRYARVWGKSVKFPGQRVGADHVLEDGDIVEIHAR